The Montipora capricornis isolate CH-2021 chromosome 6, ASM3666992v2, whole genome shotgun sequence genome has a window encoding:
- the LOC138052783 gene encoding QRFP-like peptide receptor yields MMDESSFQNKSGNSVEDASTISPLMTIVFYCLYGTVFSLAFVGNTLALITCYRTYKATTSVLLCFIASLASADLMFTLLSIFDLIAFIGNGNWFGGNPICKAQSFFIESCYTVSILTLVAISRERLKAVSSPVLARTQQSTERTFISVVIWAIGILTCTPLLYAYHIEKDEETGKQMCLNKYMGDNGRQIYYAIQAGLLFLFPLAFMTWAHIRIFKLLSNHARTRVSLMSDKRHGMKQRRVTKMLAVVTLVFFICYGPFMVVRALRYFYIYNGDTIWRLGQMMIFIQAAVNPIIYCFYSKQFRFSFKDLICCCNKCTKRKPRAASTTTSELNEFCQVPSQQS; encoded by the coding sequence ATGATGGATGAAAGTAGTTTCCAGAACAAGTCAGGAAACAGCGTCGAAGATGCCTCCACAATATCACCCTTAATGACGATAGTCTTTTACTGTTTGTATGGCACAGTCTTTTCACTTGCGTTCGTCGGCAATACCTTGGCATTGATAACTTGTTATCGGACTTACAAGGCCACGACGTCTGTTCTTCTTTGCTTCATCGCCAGTCTGGCATCAGCGGATCTCATGTTTACTTTGCTTTCCATATTCGACCTAATCGCCTTTATCGGTAATGGTAATTGGTTTGGTGGAAATCCAATCTGCAAAGCTCAGAGCTTTTTCATTGAATCGTGCTACACAGTGTCTATCCTAACGCTAGTTGCCATCAGTCGAGAACGGTTAAAAGCAGTGTCTTCACCGGTCTTAGCGCGCACTCAACAAAGCACCGAGCGAACTTTCATCTCTGTTGTGATTTGGGCGATTGGAATCTTAACCTGCACGCCACTTCTGTACGCATATCACATTGAGAAAGACGAGGAAACTGGCAAACAAATGTGTCTTAATAAGTACATGGGAGACAATGGCAGGCAAATTTATTACGCAATACAAGCGGGTTTATTGTTCCTTTTTCCATTAGCATTCATGACCTGGGCACACATCCGAATCTTCAAGTTGTTGTCTAATCATGCGAGGACAAGAGTTTCCTTAATGTCGGATAAAAGACATGGGATGAAGCAGCGAAGAGTGACAAAGATGTTAGCAGTGGTAACACTtgtgttttttatttgttatggtCCGTTTATGGTCGTTCGTGCGTTGAGATATTTTTACATCTACAACGGAGATACGATTTGGAGGTTGGGACAAATGATGATTTTCATTCAGGCAGCGGTGAATCCCATCATTTACTGTTTCTACAGCAAGCAGTTTCGATTCTCCTTCAAGGATTTGATTTGCTGTTGCAACAAATGCACGAAACGAAAACCTCGAGCAGCCTCCACGACAACTTCTGAACTGAATGAGTTTTGCCAGGTTCCCTCGCAACAAAGTTAA